The following proteins are co-located in the Streptococcus downei MFe28 genome:
- a CDS encoding TatD family hydrolase — MEIFDTHTHLNVENFVGKEAEEIALARELGVTRMNIVGFDPPTIKRSLEISAQFPELYSTIGWHPTEAGSYNQEVEDMIVQNLANPRVIALGEIGLDYHWMEDPKEVQIDVFKRQIQLSKDHNLPFVVHTRDALEDTYEVIKEAGVGPRGGIMHSYSGPLDMAQKFVDLGMTISFSGVVTFKKALDVQEAAQGLPLDKILVETDAPYLAPVPKRGRENKTAYTRYVVDKIAELRGLTSQEVADATTANAMRIFDLD, encoded by the coding sequence ATGGAAATTTTTGATACACACACCCACTTAAATGTGGAAAATTTTGTGGGAAAAGAAGCCGAAGAGATTGCTCTAGCCCGTGAGCTTGGCGTGACAAGGATGAATATTGTCGGCTTCGACCCACCCACCATCAAGCGGAGTTTGGAGATCTCGGCTCAGTTTCCTGAGCTTTATTCAACCATCGGTTGGCACCCGACCGAGGCCGGTTCTTACAACCAAGAGGTTGAGGATATGATTGTCCAAAATCTAGCTAATCCTCGGGTTATTGCCTTGGGGGAAATTGGTTTGGACTATCACTGGATGGAAGACCCAAAAGAAGTACAGATTGACGTCTTTAAGCGGCAGATTCAGCTGTCCAAAGACCACAACCTGCCCTTTGTTGTTCATACCCGCGATGCCCTTGAGGACACCTATGAGGTCATCAAGGAAGCTGGCGTTGGCCCTCGTGGTGGCATTATGCACTCCTATTCGGGTCCTCTGGACATGGCTCAAAAGTTTGTTGATTTGGGCATGACCATCTCCTTTTCGGGAGTGGTCACCTTTAAAAAGGCTCTGGATGTTCAAGAAGCGGCTCAAGGTCTGCCCCTGGATAAGATTTTGGTGGAGACCGATGCTCCCTATCTGGCTCCTGTTCCTAAGCGGGGGCGGGAAAATAAGACTGCCTATACTCGCTATGTTGTTGACAAGATTGCGGAGCTAAGAGGCTTGACCAGCCAGGAAGTGGCTGACGCTACTACCGCAAATGCTATGAGGATTTTTGACCTTGACTGA
- the rnmV gene encoding ribonuclease M5, translating to MTEKIKIQEVLVVEGKSDTANLRRFYEVDTYETKGSAITDEDLERISYLNDLRGVIVFTDPDYNGERIRKIIMQAVPTAKHAFLNRDEAIPKSKTKGHSLGVEHASFDDLQKALTGVLGSYDDENNFDISKFDLVRLGLLMGQDSRQRREYLGQSLRIGYCNGKQLLKRLELFGVTLAEVEEAMEGFNSK from the coding sequence TTGACTGAGAAGATTAAGATTCAAGAAGTTCTGGTGGTCGAGGGTAAGAGCGATACCGCCAATCTGAGACGCTTCTACGAGGTTGATACCTATGAGACCAAGGGCTCGGCCATCACGGATGAAGATTTGGAGCGGATTTCCTATCTCAACGACCTACGGGGGGTTATTGTTTTTACTGACCCAGACTATAATGGTGAGCGGATTCGCAAAATCATCATGCAGGCTGTTCCGACAGCCAAACATGCCTTCCTCAATCGTGACGAGGCCATTCCCAAATCCAAAACAAAAGGCCACTCCCTAGGGGTGGAGCATGCCTCTTTTGACGATTTGCAGAAAGCCCTGACAGGAGTTCTGGGGTCTTATGATGACGAAAATAATTTTGACATTTCTAAATTTGACCTGGTGCGACTGGGCCTTCTTATGGGCCAGGATAGTCGTCAACGTCGAGAATATCTCGGTCAAAGCCTACGCATCGGCTATTGCAATGGCAAACAGCTGCTCAAACGCCTAGAACTTTTTGGAGTGACCTTGGCAGAAGTGGAAGAGGCCATGGAAGGATTTAACAGCAAATAA
- a CDS encoding abortive infection family protein — protein sequence MDISPVYRMKLLEKVEKEIWNTFKSYEKVDQYVKMNQEVYDGFGHADFDISYFTDGNKKDKINLAKTLENITIDIPDKLIKIAIDLGLETPDFIPSIPTFRNKLKADYKNASVSFEKAFQNIEKDPAESVGYANSVLESIMKEILKDSRFSDINASNLTNGKLVKAILKKFGLDPSLGMPDEMKSIGSSLTTVSKAIEDLRSDKTLFHGQNSDKYLIGQPLYAYFAVNACVTVGLFWINFYENKFLKFEVVQDESLPF from the coding sequence ATGGACATTTCACCAGTTTATAGAATGAAATTATTGGAAAAAGTAGAAAAAGAAATTTGGAATACATTTAAAAGTTACGAAAAAGTTGACCAATATGTAAAAATGAATCAAGAAGTTTATGATGGATTTGGACATGCTGATTTTGATATTTCTTATTTTACCGATGGAAATAAGAAGGATAAGATTAATTTGGCTAAAACGCTAGAAAACATTACTATAGATATACCTGATAAATTAATCAAAATAGCTATTGATTTAGGACTTGAAACTCCGGATTTTATTCCGTCAATCCCAACTTTTAGAAATAAGTTGAAGGCTGATTATAAAAATGCCTCAGTAAGTTTTGAAAAGGCTTTTCAAAATATTGAAAAAGATCCTGCAGAATCAGTAGGTTATGCTAATTCAGTTCTTGAGAGTATCATGAAGGAAATTTTGAAGGATAGTAGATTTTCGGATATCAATGCTTCTAACTTAACGAATGGGAAATTAGTGAAAGCTATTTTAAAGAAGTTTGGGCTTGATCCTAGTTTAGGAATGCCTGACGAAATGAAAAGTATTGGAAGTTCCCTTACAACAGTTTCAAAAGCGATTGAAGATCTACGGAGCGATAAAACTTTATTTCATGGACAAAATTCTGATAAGTATCTCATTGGCCAACCACTGTATGCTTATTTCGCTGTTAATGCCTGTGTAACTGTTGGATTATTCTGGATAAACTTTTACGAAAATAAATTTTTAAAATTTGAAGTGGTTCAAGATGAGAGCTTACCTTTTTAG
- a CDS encoding DUF2513 domain-containing protein has product MKFDPEIARDILLDIEELHQVNTPFMFPSSDKFNRANKYDLTVIVYHCDKLEEAGFLNWEPIYGNNQFQMGLVNGLTYQGHQFLNSVRSPKVWRETKSRAEKVGIFTLDFISQTAANVIAEISKGRI; this is encoded by the coding sequence ATGAAATTCGATCCAGAAATTGCTAGAGATATATTGTTAGATATTGAAGAGTTACACCAAGTAAATACCCCATTTATGTTTCCTTCATCTGATAAATTCAATAGAGCAAATAAGTACGATTTAACCGTTATTGTTTATCATTGTGACAAGTTAGAAGAGGCTGGATTTTTGAACTGGGAACCTATCTATGGGAATAATCAATTTCAAATGGGCCTTGTAAATGGATTAACGTATCAAGGTCATCAGTTTTTAAATTCTGTCAGGAGTCCTAAGGTTTGGAGAGAAACAAAATCACGTGCTGAAAAGGTTGGTATATTTACCCTTGATTTTATATCTCAAACGGCTGCAAATGTCATTGCTGAGATAAGTAAAGGAAGAATATAA
- a CDS encoding DJ-1/PfpI family protein, translated as MKYMYLYLLDTMADWEHGYLLQALSLQNMTEAHQLTVKTVGKTKQAIKTAGGLTLIPDVTLDEVVMEDAAALVLIGADTWLDEEQENVLTLAVDFLQSGKLVAAICGATLGLADKGLLNNRPHTSNAPFFLSSMSENYSGQAYYRDDLAVSDNNLITASSAGSLLWAKYIIEKLDLYSATTIEAWYRYFSTGDPQYYGQLLASLSE; from the coding sequence ATGAAATATATGTATCTCTATCTCTTAGACACCATGGCTGACTGGGAGCATGGTTATCTCCTGCAAGCCCTAAGTTTACAAAATATGACGGAAGCTCATCAGTTAACTGTAAAAACAGTTGGCAAGACCAAGCAGGCGATTAAAACGGCGGGTGGCCTGACTCTTATTCCTGATGTCACCCTCGATGAAGTGGTTATGGAAGATGCAGCTGCTCTAGTGCTCATCGGTGCTGATACTTGGTTGGATGAGGAGCAAGAAAATGTCCTGACTTTGGCAGTAGATTTTCTGCAGTCAGGCAAGCTGGTTGCGGCTATTTGCGGGGCTACCTTGGGCTTGGCAGATAAGGGCTTGCTCAATAATCGTCCTCACACCAGCAATGCCCCCTTCTTTTTATCCAGTATGAGTGAAAATTATAGTGGACAAGCCTACTATCGAGATGATCTGGCAGTCAGCGATAACAATCTCATCACGGCAAGTTCGGCTGGTTCTCTGCTCTGGGCCAAATACATTATCGAAAAACTGGATTTATATTCGGCAACGACGATTGAAGCTTGGTATCGCTATTTTTCTACAGGAGATCCCCAGTATTACGGGCAACTCCTTGCCTCACTATCGGAGTAA
- a CDS encoding putative quinol monooxygenase, translated as MKTINATFFIKEESRQDFLHAFAPLIASSRQEAGNRGYQLYQSLDDSNQFLIVEKWQDQAAIDSHNQTSEFVHFFEQLPDFSSAEAIVSVME; from the coding sequence ATGAAAACCATCAATGCTACCTTTTTCATTAAAGAAGAAAGTCGCCAAGACTTCCTCCATGCTTTCGCACCTCTGATTGCTTCCTCTAGGCAAGAAGCTGGCAACCGCGGCTACCAACTCTATCAATCCCTTGATGATTCTAATCAATTCTTGATTGTTGAGAAATGGCAGGATCAAGCAGCTATTGATAGCCACAACCAAACATCTGAATTTGTTCACTTCTTTGAACAGTTACCGGATTTCTCATCTGCTGAAGCCATCGTCTCAGTGATGGAATAA
- a CDS encoding DUF1697 domain-containing protein, with translation MAKKIILLRGVTPTGKNRIPKMSDLVEILEAAGFLSVKTYIQSGNIILNTDLSDEAIKRLVHDTILKQLGADLSVIIKLPEQLTIAAQEDPFDATYDASRIHLVFTNDDWSKETLADLTETDFGDEAFVVGSECLYLYLPREAKKKRLNTNFLEKKLGIRATMRKLSVTSKLSEM, from the coding sequence ATGGCCAAGAAAATTATCTTACTTCGTGGTGTTACACCGACGGGGAAAAATCGAATTCCGAAAATGTCTGACTTAGTAGAAATCTTAGAGGCTGCCGGTTTCTTATCAGTTAAAACCTATATTCAAAGTGGTAATATTATCTTGAATACAGACTTGTCCGATGAGGCTATCAAAAGATTAGTTCATGATACAATTTTAAAGCAGCTTGGTGCTGACTTGTCTGTGATTATCAAATTACCAGAACAGTTGACGATAGCTGCTCAGGAGGATCCTTTTGATGCGACTTATGATGCGTCACGTATCCACCTTGTTTTTACCAATGATGACTGGTCTAAAGAAACTTTAGCAGATTTGACAGAAACAGATTTTGGTGATGAAGCCTTTGTGGTTGGCAGCGAATGCCTTTATTTATATTTACCACGAGAAGCCAAGAAAAAACGCCTCAATACCAATTTTTTAGAAAAGAAATTGGGTATCAGAGCTACTATGCGCAAATTGAGTGTGACAAGCAAACTCAGTGAGATGTAG
- a CDS encoding methyltransferase family protein codes for MLTILFLPFIGVRFGLLSFVNKKALKRAAHFAPVKGNERIAYIVYQLATLALAVMSLLLPIKSDGSVCFYLGLFSYILGLILCAVTMVHFAFPDQAGFNQKGIYKFSRNPIYLSYFVILIGMSLLAQSLIFGLLTLIFQVSGHWIILSEERWCRKQFGQAYDRYRKAVRRYF; via the coding sequence ATGTTAACTATTTTGTTCTTGCCTTTTATTGGGGTTCGGTTTGGTCTGCTTTCTTTTGTGAATAAAAAGGCTTTGAAGCGAGCTGCTCATTTTGCACCTGTCAAGGGAAATGAGCGAATTGCCTATATCGTTTATCAGCTGGCGACTCTGGCTCTTGCTGTGATGTCCCTGCTGTTACCAATCAAAAGTGACGGTTCTGTCTGCTTTTATCTAGGACTTTTTAGTTATATCTTGGGGTTGATTTTGTGTGCTGTTACCATGGTTCACTTTGCCTTCCCTGATCAAGCAGGCTTTAACCAAAAGGGTATTTATAAATTTTCCCGCAACCCGATTTACCTGTCCTATTTCGTGATTTTGATCGGAATGTCTTTGTTGGCCCAGTCTCTGATTTTCGGACTGCTGACGCTCATTTTTCAGGTGTCCGGCCATTGGATTATTTTGTCGGAGGAAAGATGGTGCAGGAAACAGTTTGGTCAAGCTTATGACCGCTACAGGAAAGCTGTCAGACGGTATTTTTGA
- a CDS encoding glutathione S-transferase N-terminal domain-containing protein has protein sequence MKLWYSKTSPYARKAIVTLRHHHLEQKVSLLETTMAFDAKAPHNVDNPLGRIPAFQTDSGQWLYGSYLIADYLDHFGQNSPLIPSSKSRLADGILENAMIVVAERMMRKESDWWHSRQEQLLERCLRSFAQLEKDLDAFEDDLNMGTLTAVCLVDWWLLRQSVLGVNLEDEHPFLIKWAAQMNQRYPELADSWAPLA, from the coding sequence ATGAAATTATGGTATTCAAAAACAAGCCCCTACGCCCGCAAGGCTATTGTGACGCTGAGGCATCATCATTTAGAACAGAAAGTTAGTTTGCTTGAGACAACCATGGCCTTTGATGCCAAGGCTCCTCACAATGTCGACAATCCTTTGGGGCGTATACCGGCTTTTCAAACGGATAGCGGGCAGTGGCTTTACGGTTCTTATCTGATTGCGGATTATCTGGATCATTTTGGTCAGAACAGTCCCTTGATTCCAAGTTCCAAGAGCCGCTTGGCTGATGGGATTTTGGAAAATGCCATGATTGTGGTTGCTGAGCGCATGATGAGAAAAGAATCAGACTGGTGGCATAGCCGTCAAGAACAGCTCTTAGAGCGCTGTCTGCGCAGCTTTGCCCAATTAGAAAAAGACCTAGATGCTTTTGAAGATGATTTGAATATGGGAACGCTAACGGCAGTCTGTTTAGTTGATTGGTGGCTGCTGCGACAGTCGGTGCTGGGGGTTAACCTTGAAGACGAGCACCCGTTCCTGATTAAGTGGGCAGCCCAAATGAACCAGCGCTATCCTGAATTGGCAGATAGTTGGGCACCATTAGCATAA
- a CDS encoding winged helix-turn-helix transcriptional regulator: protein MQTRNNWNCGLTRVMDSLAGKWKLQIFWIISQKQPARFNQLKRDVKGITKTMLTRSLGDLIKEDLIIKEDFKTWPLHTQYSLSPKGQELLKLMMGLNDWGRENL, encoded by the coding sequence ATGCAAACAAGAAACAACTGGAACTGCGGTCTGACGAGAGTCATGGACAGCCTAGCAGGAAAGTGGAAACTACAAATCTTTTGGATCATTTCCCAGAAGCAGCCCGCCCGATTTAATCAATTAAAACGGGATGTTAAGGGGATTACAAAAACCATGTTAACTCGCTCCTTAGGTGATCTTATCAAAGAGGATCTCATTATCAAAGAGGATTTTAAGACTTGGCCACTGCACACCCAGTATTCACTCAGCCCCAAAGGGCAAGAGCTTCTAAAACTCATGATGGGTTTAAATGACTGGGGCAGGGAAAATCTGTAA
- a CDS encoding nitroreductase family protein yields METFLDFLDGRRSVRHFNPRDTLPRSLAQSILEHASQAPSGNNFQPWRVVVVRDKEKQAHLAQLAAGQVQVKDASAVFLVFGDKLAYDLDWWQEFHLQRGAISRAEVAGKLSRIEAYFKLHPEDKDLEGLRLDVGLFAMNLMHVVRSFGYDSVPMRGADFTAIKAYLQLPENWEPILMLPVGKALTPGYPHARRPVKDFTRFID; encoded by the coding sequence ATGGAAACTTTTTTAGATTTTTTAGATGGTCGTCGTTCGGTTCGGCACTTTAATCCTAGAGATACTCTCCCTAGAAGCCTAGCACAATCAATCTTGGAGCACGCTAGTCAGGCTCCGTCGGGAAACAATTTCCAGCCTTGGCGAGTCGTTGTTGTTCGTGACAAGGAAAAACAGGCCCATTTAGCTCAATTAGCAGCAGGGCAGGTTCAGGTTAAAGATGCCTCAGCGGTCTTTCTAGTCTTTGGCGATAAATTGGCCTATGATTTAGATTGGTGGCAAGAGTTTCATCTTCAACGAGGAGCCATCTCTAGGGCTGAAGTTGCTGGTAAATTATCCCGAATAGAGGCTTATTTTAAACTTCATCCAGAGGATAAGGACTTGGAAGGGCTTCGATTGGACGTTGGTCTTTTTGCTATGAATCTTATGCATGTGGTGAGAAGTTTTGGTTATGATAGTGTTCCTATGCGAGGAGCTGATTTCACAGCCATAAAGGCCTATCTCCAGCTTCCAGAGAATTGGGAACCTATCCTAATGTTGCCGGTTGGAAAAGCCTTAACACCAGGGTATCCCCATGCCAGACGTCCCGTCAAAGACTTTACCAGATTTATTGATTAA
- the rsmA gene encoding 16S rRNA (adenine(1518)-N(6)/adenine(1519)-N(6))-dimethyltransferase RsmA yields the protein MKIADYSVTRAILERHGFTFKKSFGQNFLTDTNILQKIVDTTEIDQNVNVIEIGPGIGALTEFLAEQAAEVMTFEIDDRLIPILADTLRDFDNVTVINEDILKSDLQTQIKNFANPNLPIKVVANLPYYITTPILMHLIESKIPFAEFVVMMQKEVANRISAEPNTKAYGSLSIAVQYYMSAKVAFIVPRTVFVPAPNVDSAILKMTRRPAPLIAVQDEDFFFDVAKASFVHRRKTLWNNLTNRFGKEEATKSKLQAALEMAELKPNIRGEALSIQDFGRLADALLDAGVK from the coding sequence ATGAAAATAGCAGACTACAGTGTGACTCGGGCAATTTTGGAGCGGCACGGGTTCACTTTTAAAAAATCCTTTGGTCAGAATTTCCTGACCGATACCAATATTTTGCAGAAGATTGTTGATACGACTGAGATTGACCAAAATGTCAATGTTATTGAGATTGGCCCCGGTATCGGAGCCTTGACCGAGTTTTTAGCGGAGCAGGCCGCTGAGGTTATGACTTTTGAAATTGATGACCGCCTGATTCCGATTTTGGCAGACACTTTGCGGGATTTTGATAATGTCACCGTCATCAATGAAGATATTCTCAAATCAGATTTGCAGACCCAGATTAAGAATTTTGCCAATCCCAACCTGCCCATCAAGGTAGTAGCCAACCTGCCCTACTATATCACTACGCCCATTCTCATGCATCTGATTGAGAGCAAGATTCCTTTTGCGGAGTTTGTGGTCATGATGCAAAAAGAGGTGGCCAATCGCATTTCGGCGGAACCTAACACCAAGGCCTACGGCAGCCTATCCATCGCCGTCCAGTACTACATGAGCGCCAAGGTGGCTTTTATCGTGCCTCGCACGGTCTTTGTCCCAGCCCCCAATGTCGATTCCGCCATTCTCAAGATGACCAGGCGTCCGGCTCCTCTGATTGCCGTCCAGGATGAGGATTTCTTCTTTGATGTGGCCAAGGCCAGCTTTGTCCATCGCCGCAAGACCCTCTGGAATAATCTGACTAATCGCTTCGGTAAGGAAGAAGCAACCAAGTCCAAACTCCAAGCTGCCCTTGAAATGGCAGAGCTGAAACCGAATATCCGTGGCGAAGCCCTCTCCATTCAGGACTTTGGCCGTCTAGCCGATGCCCTCTTGGATGCGGGCGTGAAATAG
- the rsgA gene encoding ribosome small subunit-dependent GTPase A, with translation MQGRIIKALAGFYYVEAGGQIFQTRARGNFRKKGQTPYVGDWVDFSAEENSQGYILKIHERKNSLVRPPIVNIDQAVVIMSAKEPDFNSNLLDRFLVLLEHKGIKPLVYISKTDLLEDENQIKAIGQHYQAIGYEFCWSLDQLLPKLKGQTTVFMGQTGVGKSTLLNKIAPELELETKAISNSLGRGRHTTRAVSFYNVHGGKIADTPGFSSIDYEVSDSAQLNQAFPEFRKLSQNCKFRSCTHTHEPACAVKAALESNQIWASRYDDYLVFLSEIENRRETYKKVIKRK, from the coding sequence TTGCAAGGTAGAATTATCAAGGCTTTAGCGGGTTTCTATTATGTGGAAGCAGGCGGTCAAATTTTTCAGACGCGAGCTCGAGGAAATTTTCGAAAAAAAGGCCAGACCCCCTATGTGGGTGATTGGGTTGATTTTTCGGCCGAGGAAAATTCCCAAGGTTATATTTTGAAGATTCATGAGCGCAAAAACAGTCTGGTGCGACCTCCCATTGTCAACATTGATCAGGCCGTGGTTATCATGTCGGCCAAGGAGCCTGATTTTAACAGCAACCTCCTGGATCGCTTTTTGGTGCTCTTGGAGCACAAGGGAATTAAACCGCTGGTTTATATCTCCAAGACCGACCTCCTTGAAGACGAGAATCAGATAAAAGCGATTGGTCAGCACTATCAAGCAATCGGTTATGAATTTTGCTGGTCGTTAGATCAACTCCTACCCAAGCTAAAAGGCCAAACCACGGTCTTTATGGGCCAGACCGGTGTGGGGAAATCTACCCTGCTCAATAAAATTGCTCCTGAGCTTGAACTGGAAACCAAGGCAATTTCTAATAGTTTAGGACGGGGCCGGCATACGACTCGGGCTGTCAGCTTCTATAATGTTCATGGAGGAAAGATTGCTGATACCCCAGGTTTTTCTTCCATTGATTATGAAGTTTCGGATAGTGCCCAGCTCAATCAAGCCTTCCCAGAATTTCGCAAACTGAGCCAGAATTGTAAATTTCGCTCCTGCACCCACACCCATGAGCCAGCTTGTGCTGTCAAGGCTGCCCTAGAGTCTAATCAGATTTGGGCCAGTCGTTACGATGATTACCTGGTTTTCCTTAGTGAGATTGAAAATCGTCGAGAAACCTATAAGAAAGTCATCAAAAGAAAGTAG
- the rpe gene encoding ribulose-phosphate 3-epimerase encodes MVNKIAPSILAADYANFAQELKRIDETSADYVHIDIMDGQFVPNISFGADVVASLRKHSKLVFDCHLMVVEPERYVDAFAQAGADIMTIHVEATQHIHGALQKIKKAGLKAGVVINPGTPVSALEPILNLVDQVLIMTVNPGFGGQAFIPEMLEKVKKVATWREEAGYNFDIEVDGGVDDKTIKACKDAGANVFVAGSYLFKADDLASQVQTLRDALDA; translated from the coding sequence ATGGTCAATAAAATTGCTCCCTCAATTCTAGCTGCTGATTACGCTAATTTCGCCCAAGAACTTAAACGGATTGATGAAACCAGTGCCGACTACGTTCATATTGATATTATGGATGGCCAGTTCGTTCCCAACATCAGCTTCGGGGCTGATGTCGTTGCCAGCCTGCGGAAACACAGCAAGCTGGTCTTCGACTGTCACCTGATGGTGGTTGAACCCGAACGTTATGTGGATGCTTTTGCCCAAGCTGGGGCGGATATTATGACCATCCATGTTGAAGCCACCCAGCATATTCACGGAGCCTTGCAAAAAATCAAAAAAGCAGGTCTCAAGGCAGGGGTTGTTATCAATCCAGGGACGCCAGTTTCTGCATTGGAACCAATTCTCAACTTAGTTGACCAGGTGCTGATTATGACGGTTAATCCTGGCTTTGGTGGTCAAGCCTTTATTCCAGAGATGTTAGAAAAGGTGAAAAAAGTAGCCACTTGGCGAGAAGAAGCTGGCTATAATTTTGACATTGAAGTCGATGGCGGAGTTGATGACAAGACCATCAAGGCCTGCAAGGATGCAGGAGCCAATGTTTTTGTTGCGGGGTCTTATCTCTTTAAGGCTGACGACTTAGCTAGTCAGGTTCAAACTCTACGGGATGCTCTAGATGCCTAA
- a CDS encoding thiamine diphosphokinase translates to MPKKIALLAGGCRVEIPQDFDAYVGIDRACLWLLEQGLPLDLAIGDFDSVTDRELQQIGQQASQLIQASSQKNDTDTELALKTVLDLYPQAQLTIFGAFGGRLDHALSNVFLPGDPEIAPFMKQISLVDEQNVIDYLPAGRHQISAIPGMTYVSFMTEGATNLTIKGAKYELTSGNYFQKKIYSSNEFSNQAIEVSLNQGYLVVIQSKDKT, encoded by the coding sequence ATGCCTAAGAAAATTGCTCTTTTAGCAGGTGGTTGCCGAGTTGAAATTCCCCAAGATTTCGATGCTTATGTCGGTATTGACCGTGCCTGTCTCTGGCTACTTGAGCAGGGTCTCCCTTTAGATTTAGCTATCGGTGATTTTGATTCGGTGACAGACCGAGAACTACAGCAGATTGGTCAGCAGGCTAGTCAGCTAATTCAGGCTTCCAGCCAGAAGAATGATACAGATACCGAGCTGGCTCTTAAGACTGTTCTAGACTTGTATCCCCAAGCTCAGCTAACTATTTTTGGAGCCTTTGGCGGGCGTTTAGATCATGCCCTCAGCAATGTCTTCCTGCCTGGCGACCCCGAGATTGCCCCTTTTATGAAGCAAATCAGTCTAGTGGATGAGCAAAATGTCATTGACTATTTGCCAGCTGGTCGGCACCAGATTTCAGCGATTCCAGGCATGACTTACGTCTCCTTTATGACCGAAGGTGCTACCAATCTAACGATCAAGGGTGCCAAGTATGAGCTGACCTCGGGCAATTATTTCCAAAAGAAAATCTATTCTAGCAATGAATTTAGCAATCAAGCGATAGAGGTCAGTCTAAATCAGGGCTACCTCGTCGTTATTCAAAGTAAGGACAAAACATGA